From Salmo salar chromosome ssa04, Ssal_v3.1, whole genome shotgun sequence, one genomic window encodes:
- the LOC106603680 gene encoding brain-specific homeobox protein homolog, protein MNLNYTSPMPQMPAQRSTSFFIEDILLHKPKPLREVFHSPFSSSLASRMPLLEYGYPLMPTPILAHHPHHPLHKLDHHQYFFTSGMQMPALFQHHPELPGKHCRRRKARTVFSDSQLSGLEKRFEIQRYLSTPERVELATALSLSETQVKTWFQNRRMKHKKQLRKTQDDQKNLNDLDRSMDNASESELNGKNTDDVNSGIEPNSYILENEDDVDIEDDICSPEPSL, encoded by the exons ATGAATCTGAACTACACATCCCCCATGCCTCAGATGCCAGCCCAAAGGTCAACGTCGTTCTTCATCGAAGATATTTTATTACACAAACCCAAGCCTCTGAGAGAGGTCTTCCACTCGCCGTTCTCAAGCTCTCTGGCTTCCCGAATGCCTCTCCTAGAATATGGATACCCACTGATGCCCACTCCGATACTAGCGCATCACCCGCACCATCCTCTACACAAGCTGGACCATCACCAGTATTTCTTTACGTCTG GGATGCAAATGCCGGCTTTATTTCAGCATCATCCAGAGTTACCGGGCAAGCATTGCAGACGCAGGAAGGCGAGAACGGTTTTCTCGGATTCTCAACTATCTGGTCTGGAAAAGAGATTTGAGATACAACGGTACCTATCCACGCCAGAACGAGTGGAGTTGGCAACAGCGTTAAGTCTCTCGGAAACCCAG GTGAAAACATGGTTTCAAAACAGAAGGATGAAGCATAAAAAGCAGCTGAGGAAAACACAAGATGACCAGAAAAATCTGAATGACTTAGATAGATCCATGGATAACGCAAGTGAGAGTGAACTCAACGGAAAAAATACAGATGATGTTAACAGTGGAATCGAGCCGAACTCGTACATTTTGGAAAATGAGGACGATGTTGATATCGAGGATGACATTTGCTCGCCAGAACCTTCACTATAG